The window GGATCGGCCCAAGACCAGAACGACCCGCGCGCCCGCGGCGGCGGCCGACCAGGAGATCTACAGCGGCGACGGGTGAATGACGACTGTCATATTCTGCTTCCAGGAGCGTGGCGCGTTCTGTATGCTTCGAGAGCGTTTCCCCGTCCGTCACGTCCGTGGTTTCGCCGGACAGAGCGTCCGTCGGCGCGATAGTGACTCCATCCTCATTTGACGCATGGAACGGGACCAAGTCCATGGCGACCGGAGCCAAGACCGTTCGTTGGCGCATCCTGATCTGGTTGTTGCCGCTGCAGGTACTGATCTTCGCCGGTTACGAGGTCTGGCTGGAAAGCCGCCTCACTGAGGCTGCGGGGTCGGCAGATCCGGTCCTCGTCCACGAGAGCCTGCAACCGCTCGGCGGACAGGTGCGGACGATCCGGATCGCGACGGCCGCCCTCTGCGCGATCGTGCTCCTGTCGACCGCGGTGACGATCCGGCTGCAGCTCGAGCGCCATCTGCGCCGTCCGCTGATGAAACTCCTGGCCAACGCCGAGGCGATCGGCTCCGGCGAGTCGCAGCGACCGATCGAAAGGCCCCGGCAGCCCGGGCTGGCCCTGCTCGCCGACTCCCTCAACCGTTCGGCGGAACGCATCGCGCAGCAGCAGCGCGAAATCCAGGAGAACGCGCGACTGGCCGGGGTCGGCCAGACGGTCGCCGGGCTGTCGCACACGTTGAAGAACGTGCTCAACGGTCTCCGCGCGGGCCAGTTCGTGCTCGACCGTGCCATGAAGACGGGCGACCAGGAGAAGCTGCGCAAGGGCCTGCGCGTAACGCGCAGCAGCGTCCATCGGATCGAGAGACTGATCTTCGACATGTTGAACTATGTCAAGGATCGCGACCCCAAACGCGAGCCTCTCGATCCCAACGACATCATCCGGAACGTCGTCGAAGAGCTGAAGCGCATGGCGGAAGGATGGGGCATCGAGCTGCGCGCCGACACGGACGACGGGGTCGGCCTCGTCGCGCTGGACCGCCTGGAGATCTACCGGGCGCTGGTCGACCTCGCGACCAACGCCATCGAGGCTTGCACGGAGGGCGGGACGGGCGACCTCGTCGTCCTGGGAAGCCGGGGCGCACCGGACGAGGTCGTGCTGACCGTGCAGGACAACGGCGTCGGCATGACGCAAGAGGTGCTGGCGAGCCTCTATACCCGTTTCGTGTCCACCAAGGCGACCGGCGGAACAGGCCTGGGCATGGTGGTGGTCAGGAAGATCGTGGACGAGCACGGAGGCACCATCGAGGTCGATTCGGCTCCCGGCGAGGGGACGACCTTCCGCATCCACCTGCCGAGAACCGGCGGGGATGGATCCGACGAGCCGTGATGTGCTATCATGGCGGCAAGGAGGGAGTGAGATGCTCGAAGAGAAGGACGTCCTGATCGTCGACGACAGCGAGGAATGCGTCATCTATCTGACGGAGATCCTCGAGGAAATGGGATGCCCCTACCGCGTCGCCCGCAACGGCAAGGAGGGGATGCAGGCGGTGCGGGACAAGAGGCCTGACCTGGTCCTCCTCGACCTCATGATGCCCCAGAAAGGCGGCATCGCCGTGTACCAGGAGATGAAGCGGGACCCGGAACTGGAGAAGGTCCCCATCTTCATCATCACCGGCGCCTCGGAAGCCACCGGCGTGGATATGATATCCGGCGAGCCGCTGCCCACGGAGAGCTACGGAGACGATTTCACGCGGCGCTTCGGCGTCAAGGTCCACGGGCAACTGAAGAGCCTCGCCCCGGATGTGTTCATCGAGAAGCCCATCGACCACGAGGACGTCGCGCGGAGGATCAAGGACGTGCTTTCTTGACGGGGTCGGCGAGGGGGCGGATCCGGGATAATCGAGAGGCTCCCTGGGATTGCAGCACCATCGACATACCCGACTCGAACCGGCCATCCGGCCGGTCTTTCTTTATTGGCCAGAGCCGTCGCGGGATTTCGCGAACAAAATAATCGGCCCGCCGAGTGGGGCGCGCAGCGGAAAGAAATCTGAGGAATCACGTACGCCAATCGTCACCCGGCATGATACGGCGCATGAACTCGTCGAATATCGGAACCGTGAATGCAGTGTCGCCGTGGCTTGGGCTCCAGATCATACCCTTCTTGATCAAGTTGCTGCGCGTCGGAGCAACGGACTGCACCTCACGACTCAGTGCACGGGCGATATCGCCCGAGCGATGCGGCCCGGAGCCGAGTTCAGCCATGGCCCGAAGATAGGTCTTCTCGGATGGAGTCAGGCGGTCGATGCGAACTCGGAAGAAGCTCTCATCAAGCGCCGCAACCGCGGTTTGAGTCGCGGCCCCGACATCGGCCAAAGATATGGGCGACTCGCTCGCCACTTCCCAGCAGTGCTTCCCCCACTCCTGCAGAAAATAGGGATAACCCTGCGTTCGTCCGATTATCCGACTCAGTGCACCGGGATCGAACTCGACGCCTTCGCGGCGCGCAGGTGCCACTAAGGCCACCTCGGCATCCTCGGCCGACAGCGGACCGATCGTCACGAAGTCGAACAATCGCTCGGCATAGGACTTGGCCCGACCGAATTGACCCGGAAGCTGAGGCAGTCCCGCTCCGATGAGGACGATCGGCAATTGTCGTTGCGCGGCTCGGTGAAGAGCGGTGATGAGAGCGGCCAGTTCCTGTTCCTCGACGTACTGCATTTCGTCGATGAACATCGCCAGGACAGTATCGATTTGAGCTGCAGCTTCACCAACGACCTCGAGGAGCGCCTGGAGATCATGCTCCAGATCACCATTATCGGCCAGTCCGGGCTCTGGTTCGTAATCCAGACCGACTTCTATGTCGTTGTATCTGACCTTCAGTGCGTTGGCGAAGCCCGCGAGT of the bacterium genome contains:
- a CDS encoding HAMP domain-containing histidine kinase, with amino-acid sequence MATGAKTVRWRILIWLLPLQVLIFAGYEVWLESRLTEAAGSADPVLVHESLQPLGGQVRTIRIATAALCAIVLLSTAVTIRLQLERHLRRPLMKLLANAEAIGSGESQRPIERPRQPGLALLADSLNRSAERIAQQQREIQENARLAGVGQTVAGLSHTLKNVLNGLRAGQFVLDRAMKTGDQEKLRKGLRVTRSSVHRIERLIFDMLNYVKDRDPKREPLDPNDIIRNVVEELKRMAEGWGIELRADTDDGVGLVALDRLEIYRALVDLATNAIEACTEGGTGDLVVLGSRGAPDEVVLTVQDNGVGMTQEVLASLYTRFVSTKATGGTGLGMVVVRKIVDEHGGTIEVDSAPGEGTTFRIHLPRTGGDGSDEP
- a CDS encoding response regulator — protein: MLEEKDVLIVDDSEECVIYLTEILEEMGCPYRVARNGKEGMQAVRDKRPDLVLLDLMMPQKGGIAVYQEMKRDPELEKVPIFIITGASEATGVDMISGEPLPTESYGDDFTRRFGVKVHGQLKSLAPDVFIEKPIDHEDVARRIKDVLS
- a CDS encoding ATP-binding protein encodes the protein MDPIRNPYAPGAGTPPPELAGRDEFREKVRIVLERIRARRPTKSVLMVGLRGVGKTVLLDRLRNDAETADIHTMRVEAPESRSLPAMLAPQLRLALLRLSRNEQARDLARRALRGLAGFANALKVRYNDIEVGLDYEPEPGLADNGDLEHDLQALLEVVGEAAAQIDTVLAMFIDEMQYVEEQELAALITALHRAAQRQLPIVLIGAGLPQLPGQFGRAKSYAERLFDFVTIGPLSAEDAEVALVAPARREGVEFDPGALSRIIGRTQGYPYFLQEWGKHCWEVASESPISLADVGAATQTAVAALDESFFRVRIDRLTPSEKTYLRAMAELGSGPHRSGDIARALSREVQSVAPTRSNLIKKGMIWSPSHGDTAFTVPIFDEFMRRIMPGDDWRT